From Acidimicrobiia bacterium, one genomic window encodes:
- a CDS encoding enoyl-CoA hydratase-related protein: MTEDLIVVEPGVIVTIRLNNPPLNLISKEVTAALGDALRRIAGLDEVRAVVLAGSGDRAFSAGSDVKEFTSLRGRVGEGKLIEENAVYNQLADLPVPTVAAIEGNALGGGLELALCCDLRVASRTALLGMPEVRLGVMPGSGGTQRLPRLIGSARAKELILLGEIIDADTALGFGLVNRVVPGGQAEAGARELAETLASRGPVAVREAKAAIDIALDLSLKEGQVMELAASERVFSSEDMLEGAAAFIEKRPAEFRNR, encoded by the coding sequence GTGACCGAAGATCTGATCGTCGTCGAACCGGGGGTGATTGTCACCATCCGGTTGAACAACCCGCCGCTCAACCTCATTTCAAAGGAGGTGACTGCGGCACTCGGTGACGCTCTGCGCCGCATCGCGGGACTCGACGAAGTCCGGGCCGTTGTGTTGGCCGGCTCCGGCGATCGAGCCTTTTCGGCCGGTTCCGACGTGAAGGAGTTCACATCGCTCCGGGGTCGTGTCGGCGAAGGGAAGTTGATTGAGGAGAATGCCGTGTACAACCAGCTCGCAGATCTGCCGGTGCCGACGGTCGCAGCCATCGAAGGCAATGCGCTCGGTGGCGGACTCGAGCTGGCCCTGTGTTGTGATCTGCGGGTGGCCTCCAGAACGGCGCTTCTCGGCATGCCCGAGGTCCGGCTCGGGGTGATGCCGGGCTCGGGAGGGACCCAGCGGTTGCCGCGACTCATCGGATCGGCGCGCGCCAAGGAGCTGATCTTGCTCGGGGAGATCATCGATGCCGACACCGCGCTCGGATTCGGGTTGGTCAATCGGGTGGTGCCGGGAGGTCAAGCCGAAGCCGGCGCGAGAGAACTCGCCGAGACGCTGGCTTCCCGCGGTCCGGTGGCGGTCCGCGAAGCCAAGGCAGCCATCGACATCGCGCTCGATCTATCACTCAAAGAAGGTCAGGTGATGGAACTCGCAGCCAGCGAGAGGGTCTTCTCCTCCGAGGATATGCTGGAAGGTGCGGCGGCGTTCATCGAGAAGCGGCCGGCCGAGTTCAGGAACCGATGA
- a CDS encoding shikimate dehydrogenase, with product MTRSVALIGHPLKRRHSEVMHNAAFRHYSIDASYELREIEPDEVPGFVEEARGEAWLGFQVTAPYKRLIMEHLDTVEEGARQIGAVNSVLRRDDGTLVGFNTDAPGFRQAAESAFDIRFSGLRAAVAGAGGAARAVVHALVEGGIDSVVICDLISSRADDLAAAYGDAVRAVGLGGEFEDALGGVDLAVHATTVGMIEPGVAFDVAALGDEAAVFDLVYNPPESELLRRARARGLPAANGLGMLVAQAEIAFERWTGVSGAGPILHAALTAGPLSPPA from the coding sequence GTGACACGGTCGGTTGCTTTGATCGGACATCCCCTCAAACGGCGCCATTCCGAGGTCATGCACAACGCGGCGTTCCGGCACTATTCAATCGATGCGAGCTATGAGCTGCGCGAAATAGAGCCCGATGAAGTCCCGGGCTTCGTCGAAGAGGCACGCGGCGAGGCCTGGTTGGGATTCCAGGTCACCGCCCCCTACAAACGTTTGATAATGGAGCACCTCGACACGGTCGAGGAAGGCGCCCGGCAGATCGGCGCCGTGAATAGCGTCCTCCGTCGAGACGACGGCACCCTGGTCGGGTTCAACACCGACGCACCCGGTTTTCGGCAAGCGGCCGAGTCGGCCTTCGACATCCGGTTCTCCGGTCTCCGGGCGGCAGTGGCCGGTGCCGGCGGCGCGGCCAGGGCAGTGGTCCATGCGCTGGTGGAGGGGGGCATCGACTCGGTTGTCATATGCGATCTCATCTCATCGCGAGCCGACGATCTCGCGGCGGCCTACGGGGACGCGGTCCGAGCCGTTGGTCTCGGCGGCGAGTTCGAGGATGCACTCGGTGGCGTGGATCTGGCAGTGCACGCGACAACGGTAGGCATGATCGAACCGGGGGTTGCTTTCGACGTGGCCGCCCTGGGGGATGAAGCAGCGGTGTTCGATCTCGTCTACAACCCTCCGGAATCTGAGTTGCTTCGCCGGGCCCGGGCCCGCGGGCTGCCGGCGGCCAACGGGTTGGGAATGCTCGTTGCTCAGGCCGAGATAGCGTTCGAGCGCTGGACCGGGGTGTCGGGCGCCGGTCCGATCCTGCACGCGGCGCTGACCGCCGGACCGCTCTCGCCGCCGGCCTAG
- a CDS encoding bifunctional 4-hydroxy-2-oxoglutarate aldolase/2-dehydro-3-deoxy-phosphogluconate aldolase has translation MARFARLTVLNTMIEVGLVPVFHHGDIDTARSIVDALSRGGARTIEFTNRGDHAFEVFSELERHCAEQHPQVMLGVGSVVDDVTAGMYMNLGANFVVGPILDRRVAEVCNRRKVAYSPGCASPTEITLAHELGCEIVKVFPGGLVGGPAFVKAFLAPCPWALLMPTGGVDVTEESLAAWFDAGVPCVGIGSKLVGKDLVEAGDWSTLEQRTADVIATISSLR, from the coding sequence ATGGCGAGGTTCGCGAGGCTCACGGTGCTCAACACCATGATCGAGGTTGGGCTGGTACCCGTATTCCACCACGGTGACATCGACACTGCACGTTCGATCGTCGACGCATTGAGCCGCGGTGGAGCCCGGACTATCGAGTTCACGAATCGGGGCGATCACGCCTTCGAGGTGTTCTCCGAGCTGGAGCGGCACTGCGCCGAGCAGCATCCCCAGGTCATGCTCGGCGTTGGATCGGTCGTAGATGACGTCACCGCCGGCATGTACATGAACCTCGGAGCCAACTTCGTGGTCGGCCCCATCCTCGACCGGCGGGTGGCGGAGGTATGCAACCGGCGGAAGGTCGCCTACTCACCCGGGTGCGCTTCGCCCACCGAAATCACTCTCGCGCACGAACTCGGCTGCGAAATCGTGAAGGTGTTCCCAGGGGGGTTGGTCGGGGGACCCGCCTTTGTCAAAGCCTTCCTCGCTCCCTGTCCATGGGCTCTCCTGATGCCCACCGGCGGTGTAGACGTCACCGAGGAGTCGCTGGCCGCCTGGTTCGATGCGGGGGTGCCGTGTGTCGGCATAGGCTCCAAGCTGGTCGGCAAGGATCTCGTTGAGGCAGGCGATTGGAGCACCCTCGAACAGCGTACGGCCGATGTCATCGCAACGATATCGAGTCTCAGGTAG
- a CDS encoding sugar kinase, giving the protein MPVLDLKGRDECRWDAAALGEVMLRFDPGPGRVRTARSFNVWEGGGEYNVARALRKCFGLRTALVSALVDNEIGHLVEDLILTGGVDVSHLKWVPYDGLGRASRVGLNFTERGFGIRPALGTSDRGHTAASQLQPGDIDWNRLFGEEGVRWFHTGGIFAALSASTPQVVIEAITAAKQHGTVVSYDLNYRPSLWESHGGSARAIEVNRTIAPMVDVMIGNEEDFTASLGFAVDGVDGALSKLDPTAFGRMIASVVNEYPNFKVVATTLRNAGTATLNDWSAVLYAGGELHVARKRENLEIYDRVGGGDGFASGMAYAFLAGKSPAEAVDYGATHGALAMTTPGDTSMVTLAEVERAIGASGARVIR; this is encoded by the coding sequence ATGCCGGTACTGGATTTGAAAGGTCGAGACGAATGTCGCTGGGATGCCGCGGCACTCGGTGAGGTGATGCTGCGATTCGACCCCGGCCCGGGAAGGGTACGCACCGCCCGTTCGTTCAACGTTTGGGAAGGGGGAGGGGAGTACAACGTGGCGCGCGCCTTGCGAAAGTGCTTCGGCCTCCGCACCGCTCTGGTCAGCGCGCTCGTGGACAATGAGATCGGGCACCTGGTGGAGGATCTCATCCTCACGGGTGGAGTGGATGTCTCGCACCTGAAGTGGGTGCCCTACGACGGGCTCGGCCGTGCATCACGAGTTGGTCTCAACTTCACCGAAAGGGGTTTCGGGATCAGGCCAGCCCTGGGAACCTCCGATCGCGGGCACACCGCCGCCTCACAACTGCAGCCGGGCGACATCGACTGGAACCGGCTGTTCGGTGAGGAAGGGGTGCGGTGGTTTCACACCGGGGGGATATTTGCGGCGCTGTCTGCCTCTACTCCCCAGGTTGTCATCGAGGCGATCACCGCCGCCAAGCAACACGGGACGGTGGTCTCGTACGATCTCAACTACCGGCCTTCATTGTGGGAGTCGCACGGCGGAAGCGCCAGGGCTATCGAGGTCAATCGAACCATCGCTCCGATGGTCGACGTAATGATCGGCAACGAGGAGGACTTCACCGCCTCACTGGGATTCGCGGTGGATGGCGTCGACGGAGCACTGTCCAAGCTCGACCCCACTGCCTTCGGTCGCATGATCGCGTCGGTGGTCAACGAGTACCCCAATTTCAAGGTGGTCGCCACCACGCTGCGAAATGCCGGGACCGCCACCCTGAACGACTGGTCTGCGGTTCTGTACGCCGGGGGAGAGCTTCACGTCGCGCGGAAACGCGAGAACCTGGAGATTTACGATCGAGTCGGCGGAGGAGACGGGTTCGCGTCCGGCATGGCGTACGCGTTCCTGGCCGGCAAGTCTCCTGCGGAAGCGGTCGACTACGGAGCCACCCACGGGGCTCTCGCAATGACGACCCCCGGAGACACCTCGATGGTCACCCTGGCCGAGGTCGAACGAGCCATCGGCGCATCCGGGGCGCGGGTGATCCGTTGA
- a CDS encoding branched-chain amino acid ABC transporter permease, with product MIEDRAAASPDDSTPEPGGVQPPPGPARYRWYVLAGLLIALLALPLFRPLIGSYSYVMTLGALVFMWVTMASSWNILGGFAGYISLGHSVFMGVGGYVAGVLLYYHDISPFLTAVLGGLTAVALGFLAGFITLRTRGPAFIISTIALLFMFLLMFDNIDYLGGTAGLPLPSPPFSQDWLRTPFYYAMLLAAMGSVWLSYRVAHSKFGMGLRAIAEDEVKAEVAGVPTRSYKISAFAISAFWVGVVGAIYGYSIAFVRPTVFFTVAISAQMVLMAIIGGKGTIAGPVVGAVLIYAINEFSLIVFGASEINIVIQGGLLVAVLLFFPLGIVGTLRKRSRLPAFLDWD from the coding sequence GTGATTGAAGACAGGGCCGCTGCAAGTCCCGACGACTCAACTCCGGAACCCGGGGGAGTTCAGCCACCTCCCGGTCCGGCTCGCTATCGCTGGTACGTGCTGGCGGGGCTTCTCATAGCCCTGTTGGCTTTGCCGTTGTTCCGCCCCTTGATCGGCTCCTACAGCTATGTCATGACACTCGGTGCCTTGGTCTTCATGTGGGTGACCATGGCATCGAGCTGGAACATACTCGGCGGGTTCGCCGGATACATTTCTCTGGGTCACAGCGTGTTCATGGGCGTGGGCGGCTACGTTGCCGGCGTTTTGCTCTACTACCACGACATCAGCCCGTTCCTGACGGCGGTGCTCGGAGGCTTGACTGCAGTGGCGCTCGGCTTCCTCGCCGGGTTCATCACCTTGCGCACCCGGGGACCGGCCTTCATCATCTCAACGATCGCGTTGTTGTTCATGTTCCTTCTCATGTTCGACAACATCGACTACCTGGGCGGAACGGCCGGCCTCCCGCTCCCCTCTCCGCCCTTCTCCCAGGACTGGCTGCGCACCCCGTTCTACTACGCGATGCTCCTGGCCGCGATGGGATCTGTGTGGTTGTCCTATCGGGTGGCGCACTCCAAGTTCGGCATGGGTCTGCGGGCGATCGCGGAGGACGAGGTCAAAGCCGAGGTCGCCGGGGTTCCCACCCGCAGCTACAAGATCTCCGCGTTCGCCATCAGCGCCTTTTGGGTAGGGGTCGTCGGGGCGATCTATGGATACTCGATCGCATTCGTGCGGCCGACCGTGTTCTTCACGGTGGCGATCTCCGCGCAGATGGTCTTGATGGCCATCATCGGAGGAAAGGGCACGATCGCCGGGCCCGTGGTCGGTGCCGTCCTCATCTACGCCATCAATGAGTTTTCACTCATCGTCTTCGGAGCCAGTGAGATAAACATCGTGATTCAAGGTGGCCTGCTGGTGGCCGTCCTGTTGTTCTTCCCGCTCGGCATTGTCGGAACACTTCGCAAGCGGAGCCGGCTACCGGCGTTTCTCGACTGGGATTGA
- a CDS encoding branched-chain amino acid ABC transporter permease, producing MTHILQVAILGLLLGGVYALMAAGLTLAFGVMRIVNLAHAVFIIGAAYISFFAWEQLGIDPLVSILFVIPAMFLFGLAVYQILFRRIEGTAKYTEMTVLLTFGIALTIEGLLGFAFTGIYRKATPAYATDSLIVDGSFLPEGDILFIPKGQLYALMMSIFLLVGLWAFLRYSQTGYGIRATMQNRAAAQIVGVNVRRVSAISFGLSAALGGGSGALMSYLFPFFPFRHWQWVAVLLALVVLGGMGSIKGAVIGALALGVASSFVVDQIGATWGPMTFYLALFLILLIRPRGLFGKELAV from the coding sequence ATGACGCACATTCTTCAAGTTGCGATCCTCGGACTGCTGCTGGGCGGTGTATACGCGCTCATGGCGGCCGGTCTGACTCTCGCCTTCGGCGTCATGCGAATCGTCAACCTGGCCCACGCCGTGTTCATCATCGGCGCCGCCTACATATCATTCTTCGCCTGGGAGCAACTCGGCATCGATCCACTCGTTTCTATTCTGTTTGTCATACCTGCGATGTTCCTATTCGGCCTGGCGGTCTATCAGATCCTGTTCAGGAGAATCGAAGGAACGGCCAAATACACCGAAATGACGGTGCTGCTCACCTTTGGCATTGCACTCACCATCGAAGGCCTTCTCGGATTTGCCTTTACCGGCATCTATCGCAAAGCCACGCCGGCGTACGCCACCGATTCGTTGATAGTCGACGGGTCGTTCTTGCCGGAGGGCGACATCCTCTTCATCCCGAAGGGCCAGCTCTATGCATTGATGATGAGCATCTTCTTGCTGGTCGGCCTCTGGGCGTTCCTGCGCTACAGCCAGACGGGCTACGGCATACGCGCCACGATGCAGAACCGGGCCGCCGCACAGATCGTGGGTGTGAACGTGCGCCGGGTCTCGGCGATCTCATTTGGCTTGTCGGCCGCTCTCGGCGGAGGCTCGGGAGCCCTGATGAGCTACCTCTTCCCGTTCTTCCCGTTCCGCCACTGGCAATGGGTGGCGGTCCTGTTGGCACTGGTCGTGCTGGGTGGCATGGGGAGCATCAAGGGCGCCGTGATCGGAGCGTTGGCGCTCGGCGTCGCCAGTTCATTCGTGGTCGATCAGATCGGTGCCACCTGGGGTCCGATGACCTTCTATCTGGCGCTGTTCCTGATCCTGCTCATCAGGCCGCGAGGTTTGTTCGGCAAGGAGCTGGCAGTGTGA
- a CDS encoding ABC transporter ATP-binding protein, whose amino-acid sequence MTAGFSTPIWEWPEMPPILEITNVDAGYGAGPNILQGLSLKVEEAKSYCIIGPNGAGKSTLLKVIAGLLPPRSGDVVFRGESLAGRRPDQVLATGVCFVPQDQALFPEMTVRENLVMGAYLVRDRTLVRQRMERVFKMFPILEERSGQDAGKLSGGQQQMLAMGRALMIEPILLMLDEPTLGLAPQVVEQIFAQIRELESLGITVVIVEQNAQRGLELADWGVVLDLGIVRFEGPAEGILEDPRIRELYLGKAAGAGEAK is encoded by the coding sequence ATGACGGCCGGGTTCTCGACGCCTATCTGGGAATGGCCTGAGATGCCACCCATCCTCGAGATCACCAACGTCGATGCCGGCTACGGGGCCGGACCCAACATCCTTCAGGGTCTGTCGCTCAAAGTCGAAGAAGCGAAATCGTATTGCATCATCGGGCCGAACGGTGCGGGCAAATCAACCCTGCTCAAGGTGATTGCCGGCCTGTTGCCCCCGCGCTCGGGCGACGTCGTTTTTCGGGGTGAGTCGCTGGCAGGGCGGAGGCCTGATCAAGTCCTGGCGACCGGAGTCTGCTTCGTACCCCAGGATCAGGCGCTGTTTCCCGAGATGACTGTGCGGGAGAACCTGGTGATGGGCGCCTATCTGGTCAGGGATCGGACTCTCGTTCGACAGCGAATGGAGCGGGTCTTCAAGATGTTCCCGATTCTCGAGGAACGATCCGGCCAGGATGCCGGCAAGCTCTCGGGCGGGCAGCAGCAGATGCTGGCAATGGGACGGGCCCTCATGATCGAGCCCATCCTTCTGATGCTCGACGAACCTACCCTCGGGCTGGCACCGCAGGTGGTTGAGCAGATCTTTGCTCAAATCAGAGAGTTGGAGAGTCTGGGGATCACGGTGGTGATCGTCGAACAGAACGCCCAGCGGGGGCTGGAACTCGCCGATTGGGGCGTGGTACTAGACCTGGGCATCGTCCGCTTCGAAGGCCCGGCGGAAGGGATTCTCGAGGACCCCCGGATCCGGGAGCTATACCTCGGCAAAGCCGCAGGTGCGGGAGAAGCCAAATGA
- a CDS encoding ABC transporter ATP-binding protein: MLQARGLDKSFGGIRAVNDCSFDIEEGTITSLIGPNGAGKTTTFNLINNVIRADSGSVKFEGTNITHKMPHKLTRLGIGRTFQVTRALDDMTVLENMVVGSTTDNLRGILGSRMLDSEIERALGLLEFVGIEQYAYSRAELLSYGQRKLLEFSAVLMSNPRLVMLDEPAGGVNPALLERMVDRIRQLNGQGLTFFIVEHNMDLVMDLSDSVIVMAHGEVLIHGTPEEVQNDGRVLDAYLGMA; encoded by the coding sequence ATGCTTCAAGCGCGAGGTCTGGACAAGAGCTTCGGAGGCATTCGAGCGGTCAACGACTGCAGCTTCGACATCGAGGAAGGCACTATCACCTCCCTCATCGGACCGAACGGTGCCGGCAAGACCACGACGTTCAACCTCATCAACAACGTCATAAGGGCCGATTCCGGATCGGTGAAGTTCGAAGGCACCAACATCACCCACAAGATGCCTCACAAGCTCACCCGGTTGGGCATAGGCCGAACGTTCCAGGTCACCAGGGCCCTGGATGACATGACGGTGCTCGAGAACATGGTCGTCGGGTCGACAACCGACAATCTGCGGGGAATCCTCGGCTCGCGGATGCTGGACTCCGAGATCGAACGAGCACTCGGCCTGCTCGAGTTCGTCGGGATTGAACAGTACGCATATTCGCGAGCGGAGTTGTTGTCGTACGGGCAGCGCAAGCTGCTCGAGTTCTCTGCAGTTCTCATGTCCAACCCGCGCCTCGTGATGCTGGACGAGCCGGCCGGAGGAGTCAACCCGGCGCTGCTGGAGAGAATGGTCGACCGGATCCGGCAACTGAACGGGCAGGGCCTGACTTTCTTCATAGTTGAGCACAACATGGATCTGGTCATGGATCTGAGCGACTCGGTGATCGTCATGGCCCATGGAGAGGTCCTGATCCATGGGACACCCGAAGAAGTACAGAATGACGGCCGGGTTCTCGACGCCTATCTGGGAATGGCCTGA
- a CDS encoding amino acid ABC transporter substrate-binding protein — protein MRFLTVLLVMALVVTACGGSDDTTTTAPTATETTAAASEDPIVFAASLPLTGDFAIPGSKHADGYKYCVEEINARGGLLGREVELLVEDNRSDPEVAVSQVQRHIDVVNADALLGTFSSLLTFPASTVANQANMVYPIPSGGALRIWERGFDNIFYFQQNAAELIGFSPIQMIEYYTDQGIIDPKPTTVAIVHADDFFADAIVKGLVGGEVAIPDSDMVVQVDGYLEPAGIEAVFVEQWPVPFTDWLTLANSMKNSGADMVFAATASPDEAISLVDALKTVQYNPQLVWMSQGAQSEFIETLGDAAEGVTIHASWHPLANWEGIIGGETFTNQDFIDGFTASFGRAPDEDEAIPFALCQGIEQAIIGVGSTDNVAMAEWMHARTASDPVKTVLGDFVWDDRGLPLDRSLLMVQWQDGELKFVFPVGEFEGTVDLNYPKPNF, from the coding sequence ATGAGATTCCTGACCGTCTTGTTGGTGATGGCACTGGTGGTCACTGCCTGCGGAGGTAGCGACGACACGACGACCACGGCACCCACCGCCACAGAGACGACGGCCGCCGCTTCCGAAGACCCGATCGTCTTCGCTGCTTCACTGCCGCTCACCGGCGACTTCGCCATCCCGGGCAGCAAGCATGCCGACGGCTACAAGTACTGCGTTGAGGAAATCAACGCCCGCGGCGGTCTCCTCGGACGAGAGGTCGAGTTGCTCGTCGAGGACAACCGATCCGACCCAGAAGTTGCCGTCTCGCAGGTGCAGCGCCACATCGACGTCGTCAACGCCGATGCGTTGCTTGGAACTTTCTCCAGCTTGCTCACCTTCCCCGCTTCAACCGTCGCCAATCAGGCCAACATGGTCTACCCGATCCCGTCGGGCGGCGCCCTTCGGATCTGGGAGCGAGGGTTCGACAACATCTTCTACTTCCAGCAGAACGCCGCCGAGTTGATCGGCTTCTCGCCGATACAGATGATCGAGTACTACACCGACCAGGGCATCATCGATCCGAAGCCCACCACGGTTGCCATCGTTCACGCCGATGACTTCTTCGCAGACGCGATCGTCAAGGGCCTGGTCGGTGGTGAGGTCGCCATCCCCGATTCGGATATGGTCGTGCAGGTCGACGGCTACCTGGAGCCGGCCGGCATCGAGGCCGTGTTCGTTGAGCAGTGGCCTGTTCCGTTCACCGATTGGCTGACTCTGGCCAACTCGATGAAGAACAGCGGAGCGGACATGGTGTTCGCCGCTACTGCGTCGCCGGACGAAGCCATTTCGCTCGTCGATGCTCTCAAGACGGTGCAGTACAACCCGCAACTGGTCTGGATGTCCCAGGGCGCGCAGTCCGAGTTCATCGAGACTCTCGGCGATGCGGCCGAGGGCGTGACCATTCACGCCTCCTGGCACCCGCTCGCCAACTGGGAAGGGATCATCGGCGGAGAGACCTTCACCAACCAGGACTTCATCGACGGGTTCACCGCATCGTTCGGGCGAGCTCCGGACGAGGATGAGGCCATTCCGTTCGCGCTCTGCCAGGGCATCGAACAGGCCATCATCGGAGTCGGGTCGACCGACAACGTCGCCATGGCGGAATGGATGCACGCCCGAACGGCGAGCGATCCGGTCAAGACCGTTCTCGGCGACTTCGTGTGGGACGACCGGGGCCTGCCGCTCGACCGCTCACTGCTCATGGTGCAGTGGCAGGATGGCGAGCTCAAGTTCGTCTTCCCGGTGGGTGAGTTCGAGGGCACGGTGGATCTCAACTACCCGAAGCCCAACTTCTAA
- a CDS encoding NADH:flavin oxidoreductase, with amino-acid sequence MSEYLAAQAIDLPLDTALEPAPEGPLAEPIAIGPRLRADNRFAILPMEGWDGTSDGMPTPDLERRWLRFGASGAGLVWGEATSVAPEGRANPNQLMINERTAESLGELRSRMAAARARDFDGADLVTGLQLTHSGRWSRPLGEPLPRIAYRQTQLDGRVPVTDASVLSDDELDELVGAYVRAGILAADAGFDFVDIKHCHGYLLHELLSARTRPGRYGGSFEGRTRVLRSVVEQLKSQRPNLTIAVRLSAVDPGPYVEGPDGIGFPQPLDEPGFVFGPGDDGNPLGETHEFLDLCARLGVAMVCVTIGSPYYNPHVIRPAYHPALDGYLPPREPLAEVAYHLETTAALAGAHPDLVMVGSGYSYLQELLPHAAQYRVRTGGVGLVGLGRMALSYPRLPADVLAGRELESKLICRTFSDCTTGPRIGLASGCYPLDDHYKKSEARVVIAAAKRSKRAGTS; translated from the coding sequence ATGAGTGAGTATCTCGCCGCGCAGGCAATCGATCTTCCGCTCGATACCGCGCTGGAGCCGGCCCCGGAAGGCCCTCTGGCAGAACCCATCGCCATCGGGCCGCGGCTGCGGGCCGACAACCGGTTCGCCATCCTCCCGATGGAGGGTTGGGACGGCACGAGCGACGGGATGCCGACCCCCGATCTCGAGCGCCGCTGGCTGCGCTTCGGCGCCTCCGGGGCGGGCCTGGTGTGGGGTGAAGCTACTTCGGTCGCCCCCGAGGGCCGGGCGAACCCGAACCAGCTGATGATCAACGAGAGAACGGCCGAATCCCTGGGCGAATTGCGCAGCCGGATGGCCGCCGCACGGGCCCGGGACTTCGACGGAGCGGACCTCGTCACCGGCCTGCAGCTGACCCATAGCGGTCGATGGTCTCGCCCGTTGGGCGAGCCGCTTCCGCGTATCGCCTACCGGCAGACCCAACTGGACGGACGGGTGCCCGTTACCGATGCCTCCGTCCTCAGCGATGACGAGTTGGATGAGTTGGTCGGCGCCTACGTTCGGGCCGGGATACTCGCCGCGGATGCCGGCTTCGACTTCGTGGACATCAAGCATTGCCACGGGTACCTGCTCCACGAGCTGCTCAGCGCCAGAACCAGGCCCGGTCGATACGGAGGATCGTTCGAAGGGCGCACCAGGGTCTTGCGTTCCGTCGTGGAACAGCTGAAGTCCCAACGTCCGAACCTGACGATCGCGGTCAGGCTGAGCGCAGTCGACCCGGGGCCCTACGTCGAGGGTCCCGATGGAATCGGATTCCCGCAGCCGCTCGATGAGCCCGGATTCGTCTTCGGTCCCGGCGACGACGGGAATCCGCTCGGCGAGACCCACGAGTTCCTCGACCTCTGCGCCCGGTTGGGGGTGGCGATGGTGTGCGTCACGATCGGTAGCCCCTATTACAACCCGCACGTCATCAGACCTGCCTACCACCCGGCGCTTGACGGCTACCTCCCACCCCGTGAGCCGCTCGCCGAGGTCGCCTATCACCTCGAGACGACCGCGGCGTTGGCCGGTGCTCACCCTGATCTGGTGATGGTGGGCAGCGGATACAGCTACCTGCAGGAGCTGCTCCCCCATGCGGCGCAATACCGGGTGCGAACCGGAGGAGTCGGGTTGGTGGGGTTGGGAAGGATGGCTCTCAGCTACCCGCGTCTCCCCGCCGACGTGCTTGCCGGGCGCGAACTGGAATCAAAGCTCATTTGCCGGACCTTCAGCGACTGTACAACCGGACCTCGCATCGGGTTGGCGTCGGGGTGTTATCCGCTCGACGATCATTACAAGAAGAGCGAAGCCCGGGTCGTCATCGCAGCCGCCAAGAGATCCAAGCGAGCCGGGACTTCCTGA